The Chionomys nivalis chromosome 4, mChiNiv1.1, whole genome shotgun sequence genome contains the following window.
TTCCATGAGTTCTCTTACAGTTTCTTAAACATGTCCATTGTTTGCTTCTTTCAATTACAGGGGTTATTCTTCAGTTTTTGaagtctctttttatttttttcctcaagatTGTCGAGTTCTGTTTATATCTGAAGCACATTTAATAGTGAAAGTCTGTGCTGCGTGTCTAGCATTTACAGTGTCTGCGTTGGTTTGCTGTTGAGGTCTTGCTCATGGCTCCTTATTTCTTTTGTGGGTTTGATCTATGCTAGTTTTTGAAACACTGTTCAGAAATTCTTTTAAGCTCCATTCTACAGAAGAGAGTTATTTTCCAGAGCCAGCGCTGATCTCACAGGCTCCCTTCTCACCCTCTTCTGGATGGtggatttctttctcatttctccctGGTCACTGAGATggagtcttctttctttcctagagCTTTCCATGACCGACTGTCACCTGCCCGTTGCCTTCAGTAACACGAACCCTGTGTAGCCTTCCAAACAAAGCAGGAACAGTTGGAGCTACAGCTCTGCGTCCCCATGGTTCCTGCTATCAAATATTCCTTGATAATGTTTTGTCACTATATTCCTAAAAAGTTCTCACATGGCATTATCTTCATCAGGAGAATCACTTACCCCTGTGGCACAGGCTGGGTAGTGCTGCCTGCTGTGCACAGGCCAGCGTGTTAGGGGGCAGAGGCTGACATCTCCAGTATCTGACCACAGGAGCTGTTCCTCACCAGGACACCAGGAGTTCCTCACCGGGACACCAGGAGTTATCTAACCATAGGAGTTCCTAACCAGGATACCAGCAGGCTGAGGTTGTTTTGCTTTACAAATACGGggcacgccgggcggtggtggcgcacgcctttaatcccagcacttgggaggcagagaggcaggcggatctctgggagttcgaggccagcctggtctacaagagctagttccgggacaggcaccaaagctacagagaaaccctgtctcggaaaaaacaaacaaatacggTGGCACCAGATGCTCatttctcagtgaacctggaaatggctgagaaacagtgCTTGTTGGTGACATCCGTCATTACTAGTCCTTGCACACAGTTTGTTTTGGTAACGGGCTTCCTTCCTTCGCAGCCTGATCACACGGATGCTGCAGAGAGACCCGAAAAGGAGAGCCTCTCTGGAAGAGATTGAGAGCCACCCTTGGCTCCAGGGAGTGGACCCCTCACCAGCCACCAAGTACAACATCCCCCTCGTGTCCTACAAGAACCTCTCAGAAGAGGAGCACAACAGCATCATCCAGCGCATGGTGCTCGGGGACATCGCAGACCGGGACGCCATCGTAGAGTACGTCTGGGCTTCCTGACACTAACAGGCCGCTTAGTTTTCTCGTCACTGTGACTGAGCGCTGACAAAAGGCATTTTCAGGGAGGAAGGAGTTAATTCAGGGCTTTAGTGTAGGGGATGTGGTTCTCTCTGGTGGGGTAGGCATGGTGGTAGGGTCAGGAGCACACAGTGAACAGGAGACTGGGAACAGTCCACATTCAAGCCACAGCACAGACTTCCAGTTGGCAGCCATTGCCCTCCAGGATTCACACGTGATCTAACATGTTTTCTTGTATCCTAGGGGACAGGTAGGCCATTGCCAGGTGGTGTCAGTGGGCAGGTACCTGTAGGAAGTGGGATGGAACAGGATGGTTAGCGTCTCAGGATCCCGTGTCTGTGGAAGTGTCCCCCTGTAAGTGCAGAGATCGGGGCATGACGACAGGCTCAGGCAACCTTTGTGCGTGTGGCTCCAGTGGGGTCGTTTAGCTATGTGATCCCTCTGGCTGCACTGCATGTACCAGGACGGTTGTTGTCTACTCCCTGGGGCCTAACCTGCACATTACATATTTGCTCAGGAACTCAGAATGGTTTAGTGACTTTAGTGCAGAGTGacactgctctgctctgctccagcGACCGGTCAGGACCAGTCTGTCTGGAAATAGTAGAGCCCTTCCACAGATGAAGAGTGAAGTTACTTAATGTGTTAATGAAACAGATGCCCCAGCTCAGGGAAGCAAGAAAGAGGTAACCATGTGGATCGCAGTGCCCTGACCTGGGAAAGAGGTTGTCTATTAGCAGATACATCCGGTGGGCGCTCTGGTCTCTGGGGAAGAACATTATCTGTAGAAAGGACACGCTCCTTTAGAGTAGTTTTAGCAcagtaaaaataaagatttgaagAAATAGAGCCAGACTTTTAATCTTGGTGTTAGTTTCCTGCAGGATCCCTGGTGCTTCTGAGTGTCCCCTGGTTGGTGTCTAGCACCTCCACAACCTGAGCAAGAACAGGACACTTGCTGGTTCTGCAGACACTGTCAGGATGTGTAGGAagcgttatttttttttttcatttttggagtTGTGTGTGTTGCCGCGTATCAGACCTGCAGACTCTGTTGCAAGCCCATGGTGACTGCAGCTTGCCAAGCACATGGCTCCCTGCCACTCATACTTCTTGTTGACTTCTCATGCTCGGAGAATCTGCTTATTCTGAGAGCAGTTCCTGAGTTTAAAGGCCTAAGTGTCTTAAAGGATATCCCCTGAACACAGACAGCTGCTTTCTTGAGAACCCATTTGTGAGAACTCACCCTTccctgagtttgaccccaggaTGTCCTGCCTCACCAACTGCCCTGTATGTTTCAGAGTGATCTTGAACCCTGTTTCTCACACACGCTGTAGTTTCACAAAGCCAGAGGCTTCCAGAAACCAGAGCTGTATGTTCCTAAGCCATGTGAGGTTTTCCCATGACAGCCAGCTgcaggaggtgggcagggccatGTGTTTTATTGTCATATCTCCAGCATCTGGCCACCGTGGTGCCTGGACTGACGTATCCTGGGAGCTTGTTGTTTGAATGGATGAACAAGCACGTTGATTTCACTACAGCGCAGGATGAGAGTGGCACCCTCTAGATTGCACTCATTGCTGTCCGGCGCCTCAACTGCCAGTACGTGCAAAAGTAAAAAACACTTCCCGCCATTCTGATTGACCCTGGCTCACAGACTGTCCAGGTAGCATGGGCCTTGTCTTTAGTCCATTTTTCTCATGAAAGCAAAGGATCCTCCTCAGCAGAAAGCAGCTCCACATACCAGCCATGTTTCCAGAAAATACAACACACTCTTAGAAGCTTGTTGCCTCTTCTTATGTCTGGATGCTGATACCAGTCCAGCTACACCGCAGTTTGCTCTTTTCTCACTGATCTGCACATTTTTGTTCAGTTGCTTCTTTTGGATAATAACCTAAGAAACTACAGGGTTTAGTTCTCTCTAGTTTgtatttttgtctcattttaaaaGCTTCCCAGATACTGGATTTCATTAggttatactttaaaaaaaaaaatcttgtaaaaaCTTAGCTGCTTAACTTCTGATCGCTCTTGATTTGTTTCTCCAGAGCCCTGGAAACCAACAGATACAACCACATCACAGCCACTTACTTCTTACTCGCTGAAAGAATCCtgagagaaaagcaagaaaaggaaatacAGACCAGGTCTGCCAGCCCCAGCAACATCAAGGCCCAGTTTAGGTGAGAAAATACCTTCATTGATATTAGTAAGTTAATGTTTTGAAATAGGGAGCTGTCTGTTGATGCTTCATAATTCCGCAGGGAGGAGGTTCCTCACCCTCGTGGCCATGACAGTTTCCTCCACAGAGGTGACACCAGGCTCCTCTGCTATGTGCTGGCTGTGCCTCACCTCTTAGGTCCTTAAAGATTTCCTCCCGAGATCAGTGTGAATTTCCCTTAGTTACTTGGAAGACTTTTAAATGGGAATTTAGGGTTTCAGAGATTAGAGAGCTACCTCAGTTAGTTGATGTATTAGCTATTGGAATCTCAGGAACACATAGCTCTGATTTGGTCGAGTACCACTGTTGACCTCCTGAGGTGAAGAGGGTGGACTCTTGTTGGGGCCACTGACCAGAGCCTTCCCTGAAGTTAACCCTTGGGCTTGGTTGGTGGAGTGAAGCCCGCCCTGAGGGTCAGCAGCTGGGTTGGAATCAGCTTCCTCTGTGCACACGCGTGTGCGCaagtgcgcgcgcgcgcgcgcgcgcgcgcgcgcgcgcacacacacacacacacacacacacacagacacccggCAGTCTCCGCTCCACCTGCAGTGCTTGCTAGCAGCTTTCCTTCTCTCCCATTAACATGTGCTCTTCCCCTGTTGGGCTCTCCTGGTTGTCACCGTTTGGACAGGTGAGTCCAGTGTCACGTGCTCAGGAAAGGTGAGCCGCCGAACTGTGTCAGCCATGGGTGGGACTGTTCACCAGGTTTTTTCCAAGGCTACCCCTGAGTGTGGCTACTCAGTGGGTTTTGCTTTAAGCTGATGGAGAAGAGCTGAGCCTGCATCCTACCATgctgctcctccttctccatgGCCCAACTGCAGGTTCCGTGCCTTAGCTCCTATCCTGGGCCTCGCTCAGTGCTCTCTGGCTGGCTCTTTTCTCACTTggtgcccactgaaaacctgccTGCTCTGCACCTCCAGCAGTGGCCGGGGCAAGTAGTAGTTTTTCCTCCTGTGAAGTTGCTGAGGTATTTTACAACTGCAGTTTTAATTGGTATGAAATGCAGATGTCACTATGAAAATAGCTATCGCGAATGCCCTCAGCAGAGGACAGTCAGGAACTTGGGCCCTCTACAGCCTCCCACATGGGACCTCCAGATTGAAAGACAGGGTTTAACAGTTTTGCTCTCCAGTATGCTGTGTGGGGATTTATACTAGGTGAATCTCATCTACACTGTGAGAgccagagtttgtgtgtgtgtgtgtgtgtacatgtacatatgtagatGGTGCGTGTGatgaacatgtgtgcatatgagtcTGTCCATGTGTTTGTGAGAGTATATTGGATATTTGTATGtaggtgtacatgtgtatgtgtagatgatagcacatgcatgtgagcatgtttgtatgtgcacgtgtgtagaTGAGCTTGTCTGAAGGtgagcgtgtgtatgtgtgtaggtgtacatGGGTGTATGGGTAGATGTGTGTGGTGTTGAGGTTTAGGGAGAACTTGTGCCACCCCAATATTTGAGTGCCCCATGTTCTTTTCTGGCGGCCACATGTCCCTCTGGTATCCTTGCTGATAAACCTGAACTGCTTTGTACATCTGTGGGTTTCAtcctagctctgtgtgtgtgagggcctGTGTGCTATGGCTGGGTGTGGAGATTTAAGGATACCTTGGGTTTTGGTCCTCATCTTCATCTTGTCTGAAACAGGGTCTTCTCTGCCATGTGTGCAGGAATTGCTGGCCGATGATTCTGGAACTAATCCAGTCTCTATCCACCACCTCGTGATGGTGCTCGGCCTGCCACATCTGATGTGCTGTGGGTGGCCAGGTCCTCACGCCTGGGCAGCcaacactctacccactgagctatttgTCTCTCCAGGACAGACCAGCTACTACATGACGGTTGTCTTTCCTCTGTCACACAGGCAGTCATGGCCAACCAAAATCGATGTGCCCCAAGACCTTGAGGACGACCTCACTGCCACGCCTTTGTCACACGCCACAGTCCCACAGTCTCCTGCTCGGGCTGCTGACAGTGTTCTTAATGGCCACAGGAGCAAAGGCCTGTGTGACTCGGCCAAGAAAGACGAGCTCCCGGAGCTGGCTGGGCCAGCACTGCCCACTGTACCACCCGCGAGCCTGACGCCTGCTGCCAGTGGGCGGAAGTGTCTGTTCAGGGtggaagaagatgaggaggaggaggaggaagacaagaagCCTGTGTCTCTGTCCACACAGGTGGTGCTGCGCCGGAAGCCGTCAGTCACGAACCGCCTGACATCCCGCAAGAGTGCCCCGGTGCTCAACCAGATCTTCGAAGAGGGCGAGTCCGACGATGAGTTCGACATGGACGAGAACCTGCCACCCAAGCTGAGCCGACTGAAGATGAACATCGCTTCGCCCGGCACGGTGCACAAGCGCTACCACCGCAGGAAAAGCCAGGGCCGCGGCTCGAGCTGCAGCAGCTCTGAGACCAGCGATGATGACTCTGAGAGCCGCAGGAGGCTGGACAAGGACAGCGGCTTTGCTTACTCATGGCACCGGCGTGACAGCAGCGAGGGGCCGCCGGGCAGTGAGGGTGATGGTAGCGGTCAGAGCAAGCCTAgcagtggtggtggggtggaCAAGACCAGCCCGGGCGAGCAGGGCACGGGCGGTGGCAGCCAGGGTGGCTCAGGCGGGACCCCATCAGGTGCAGCAGGCTCCTCGCGGCGCTGTGCAGGCCCCGACTCCTCCTCATCCCCCCCAGCCTCGGCCTCCGCTGCTCCACGTGGTGCGGAGCTTGTGCAGAGCCTCAAACTTGTGAGCCTGTGCCTAGGCTCCCAGCTGCACGGCGCCAAGTACATTCTGGACCCGCAGAAGGCCTTGTTTTCCAGCGTGAAGGTGCAGGAGAAGTCCACGTGGAAGATGTGCATCAGCACCCCAGGCCCTGGCCCCGCTGCTGACCTGGACCCCGTGAGGACCAAGAAGCTGCGGAACAACGTGCTCCAGCTACCTCTGTGCGAAAAGACCATCTCCGTGAACATCCAGCGCAGCCGCAAGGAAGGGCTGCTCTGTGCTTCCAGCCCCGCCAGTTGCTGCCACGTCATCTGACCTGTAAAGCGCGCTCCGCTCACTTCATTTGTTCTGACGTGACAATGCATGGTCTTTGTGCATGCTGCTACACGCTACTTTTCTTTTCCAGCCGAAAAGTCTACTGTGTGATTTTACATTCATGATTTCAGTGTGGATGACCAGGATGAAATTGTCTATCTGCAACCCAACGTAAACGGAGTGCTTAGAAATTCATGTTCTGCACTTAACCTGGAGGGaaaatgcttttgtttccttGTGAAAAGCCcaaattcctgtcctgacctccggTGATAGGGAAACTCCATGCTCTGAGGCACGCTGGTGCCTGAGACAGAACCAAAGCAATAACGTGGTGATGCCCACAGGCCTGGGCGGAGCAACAGCCGCTGCCAGCCCCCCAGGGCCTATGCACCAAGAACCGAGCCACGGTTTGAGTGCCCACACCTGTTTGTCTTAAGCGATAGTGTGAAAACAGTTGGGGCTCTTACGTCTTCATTGACAAAGATGTTCTTGTTTGTAGTAGGTGAGATCAGCTACTTAGCTCTGTGAGGCAGCTTCCCCTGTAGAATACAAGGAGACAATCTTTTGTGAGGTGATGAGGTGAACTCTCGTCTTAACTCTTAgagtgtatgtctgtctgtctgacagaTCAAAAAGAGGCTCTATAAGTCCCCCTGCAGGACACAGCGGGGTTTCCTTCAAACCTGTGTGGAGAGGAGACACTGGAGTTCCCGCTGCAGTGGTCACAGCGCACACAGATGGTGGCAGAGTCAACACTGACAGTAAAACAGCTTCCTGGAATTGGTTTTTCAGGAGCTTGGTGGTTAGGTGGCCTCTGGTTTCTCCATGCCATGGCAGCATCTGGCTCAGCTGCAAAGAGCAGCTGACGAGAACTCCTCAGGAAAGGGTAGTGCTCCAAGCCGCCTTCCTGCCGCACACTGACCAGAGTTCTGGTCCCGACTGATAATCGTCTCCCCAGGCATCTTCTCGATGCACGTCTTCCCTAATCTCGGGAAGCCCAGATGctggtttagttttgtttttcacaatGTGCCCTAGGGGTTTTGAAAGCAGTACGTAAGGAACCTGTGGGATGGGTGTCGCTGGGCCCAGGGTCCTTCCCACACTCTGCCGCTTTCTTTCCTGACTCTGAGTGACCGTGTAATTCAGAGCAGGCAGGGCACAGGCCAGTCACTTTCATCAATGCTCAGACTCAGTCGGCTCCTTTAGGGTTAATGTATATTACTCCGAACTTCACAGTATAACCTGACTATGCTAAGCAAAAGCGATACTTAAGATACTTCCTAGACCTAGGCTAACTGCTTGTGCTTTAAGCTGCAGTCCCGTTCAGCGTGACATTTATGAAAGTGATGAAGATAGATGTGTAGGTGAAGCCATAGAACATATTTGCTTGAAATTCTTAAGCAGGGATCTTCAAAGGGCCAGAAACCAGTGTGGTTCACAGAGACCGTGGGAGCAAGGAGAGACATTTATAGGGGCATTGCAATAAACTCTGTCGCAGCTGTTTTCCAAGTAATGTACATACTCCTCTGTGGTCACGTCCAGCCTCGGAGTGGCACCTCTGAACTCAGCCGTATGCGTTTGGTCTCCAGTGGTTTTATATTCAGGTGTATATACGGTGCTCACTTTAGATCAGCAGTGTTGGCCATTTATGCTGCAGAGCTGTATCATAGCCTTATTAGTTGTGTGTGGTTGGTGACCCTCTGGGCACATACATGTCTGTTGAGTGGTGTCTACCCATTTGTTGACAAGTGgatgtctgtgcatgtgtcttATGTCCTGGGATGTTGTCACGGGGCGGGAGCAGAGCACCATCACACCAATAGTGGACCAAACTACTTCTTGCTCTAACCAGTGACTTGTCCCCTAACCTGTCTTCAGAAGTCACCTAGAGTTACAGTAGTGTATAAATTAAATATTGTGGGAAAAGTTAGTcttgtatttttctgtgtatatatatatatataattatgtacttCTGGAATTCTATCTGTATTTAAAGATGTGACAATCTTGACACCAATTTTAATAGTCATGAGACTGAACAAAGATGTCCTACCAAGTCAGAGTTGGTGTGCGCTGAGAACACAAACTCGTTGGCTGATTGGTCATTGCCTCTAGTTCTGACCAGTCTTTCTCCTTGTGTGACATTGACAGGTGTGTGACAGACGGGAAGTGATCAATAATAAAGTGACATACGGTGTTCAGCAATAGTCGCCGAGTCTGTGTGGTTTTCTCGAGTGTCGCTCTGTCTGTGCGAGTCCAGCACAAGGCGGTGGAGTTTGCATCCCATCgcttgtgggggagggggctgaaaCCACGGTCCTGCCCGCAGCGTCAGGACGGCAGCCTTTCCTTTAACACTGCCTGGACAGAAGAACAGAGCTGTAACTACTTCACCTGCTTTCCTCGCCTGGCTCGTCCCTAGCTTCGCAAACCACAAGCCCCTGCCTGCAGTCTTCCTGGTTCCAGGTCTGCCCTTGCCCTTTGCCTCAGTCGGTCAGCCTTTGTGTTCCTGCAGCCCTCCCTCTCTCACTGGCGACACGCTGGGTCCTGGACAGGCGACTTTGTTGAGTCACTGTCACCTCCACTTGCAGAACCCAGGGGCTCCTGTCATGCTGCCCTGTTTGACGGTCACACAGTTCAGTGAGTCTTCGAGCATTCAGTGGTTTGTGTCACCAtttccataatccatttttaCACATCCAGAAAGGTCTTTTGTCAATATCCTTTTCCTTAGCCTTCCCGCTGGCCTAGGCTGTCACCGTCCGGGGCCCAGCTTCATCCCTGTGAGAATGGTGGCTGGGCTCTTCAAGCTGGAAAAGCCCCATTTTCTAGCTAGACCTTTGCTCCTCCCTGCCTCAACATTCACTTTCGCCAACTCATGCGGGCTCCAAACCACACACGGCCAGTCTTCCGGACACACCCACCTCTCTGCCAGGGACATATTTTAGTCTCCTCTTCGACTGAACACCTACATATATCCAGAGAGAATCACAGTCTCCAGGCCCCAGACTTGCCCTTGAAATGCCTCCTGCCCATCAGATGGGAGTCGCAGAAGTTCCGTGAACCAGGATTCTTGGTAGCAGCCTGTATCAGAGACCTGTCTCACCCAGCAACAAAATACCTGGCTGGCAGCCTGAGGAAGGTGGGCTAaagtccaccatggcagggagggcatggaggcaggagctcgAGGTGACTGGTCATGCATGTCTACAACCAGGGAGCAAAGTTGAATGCTGGACTCAGCTCCCCTTTTATTTGTCCACAGTTGGGGAGGGGGTTTGCCTCAGCCCATAATTCCTCTCAGACCTCCCCAAAGGCTAAGTATAGACAGTCCTCTCAGGTATGGACAGGACTGTCTCCTAGGTGACAATGGATGCTGTCACTCTGACATGACAGGTCTACCCACTGCCAACTTGATCTCCAAACAGCATTTTGAAGCCACAGCCTCTTAGCTCTTTCCATAGGTTCATGGCTATCTCAATGCAAAATAATTAGTCCAGCTTCAGGAGTCCCCTAGTCTTTAACAGTTCCAACATTATTCAAAAGTCCAGAGCTGTCTTACCTGAGGCTCAAAGTATCTTAGCTGTGAATGCCTATAAACCAGCTACGTGCTTCCGACATAGTGGTTCCCAGTGAACGTCCCCATACCAGAAGAGAAGCCTGGGGCTGGTCGTGGGTCCTGCAGCTCCATGCCTAGCAGTGGGGCTTGTGATGGAATCTCTGGGCTCCAAGAGCCTCCTGCTCTGCCCCTGCTGCACAGACAGCCTCTCTCAGGCTCCATCCCATTCCTCCACTCTTCCTCAGCAGCAGCCCCGTGCTTCTGAACTAACATCCTTGGGtttcatcttcacagcttcacacagcaGCCTTTCAGGACCTGCTTTCAAGGCCATTGACTGCCACAGACTGCCTGGCCTCGGCGTGCAGTGTGGACAATGCTGCCAGGTTCTGCTGCCAGCTAGGTATGCAGCTTGGGCCCCTGGACCTGAGCAGGGAACCCCTCCTCCAGGGGCATCCTGAGATCCTGAGCTTACACTCTCTCTCCAGGGCTCCTTATCTGGAGCACGAGTTTCTCCGTGAGACTCGACTACAGCACTGttgctctgtctgtgtgtgctctTTCTCTGAGACTTTTAAATTTGCCTGAATTTTTCCCCAtcaaactgaatctttaaaaCCTTTTTGCCTAGTTTGTACTGGTTTTTCACTCTGGGTCTGTATTAACGGTGGTAAAGCTGCCAGGCCATAGCCTGAACGCTCTACGTTCTTGAACTTTCCTCCATCAAACACATCAGTCTGTATCCTTACCTGCACTGCAGATCTTGGGAGATGGACAGAACGAGAATGAATGCTTTGCTAGAATATAATTTGAATGGTCTCCAGCCCCATTCCTAAGAGTCCTTGTCCCTCTGAAACCTCATGAAGGGGCCTCCACATGCCCTCAGTATGCCTGTCTTCCAGGTTCCTTCCAGAATAGCCCATTGATCTTTGCCTACAGAATTTCCTGGCCCAAAGTTCCAGATTCGCCGTCCTCTCACAGAGCAGTCCCAGAAACCTAAGCGGCACACTGTCAGGTGGACCGTAGCAATGAGCCCACTTCTCAGCCCCGGTTTTCTGTAGTCACCTGGCAT
Protein-coding sequences here:
- the Snrk gene encoding SNF-related serine/threonine-protein kinase, with the protein product MAGFKRGYDGKIAGLYDLDKTLGRGHFAVVKLARHVFTGEKVAVKVIDKTKLDTLATGHLFQEVRCMKLVQHPNIVRLYEVIDTQTKLYLILELGDGGDMFDYIMKHEEGLNEDLAKKYFAQIVHAISYCHKLHVVHRDLKPENVVFFEKQGLVKLTDFGFSNKFQPGKKLTTSCGSLAYSAPEILLGDEYDAPAVDIWSLGVILFMLVCGQPPFQEANDSETLTMIMDCKYTVPPRVSAGCRDLITRMLQRDPKRRASLEEIESHPWLQGVDPSPATKYNIPLVSYKNLSEEEHNSIIQRMVLGDIADRDAIVEALETNRYNHITATYFLLAERILREKQEKEIQTRSASPSNIKAQFRQSWPTKIDVPQDLEDDLTATPLSHATVPQSPARAADSVLNGHRSKGLCDSAKKDELPELAGPALPTVPPASLTPAASGRKCLFRVEEDEEEEEEDKKPVSLSTQVVLRRKPSVTNRLTSRKSAPVLNQIFEEGESDDEFDMDENLPPKLSRLKMNIASPGTVHKRYHRRKSQGRGSSCSSSETSDDDSESRRRLDKDSGFAYSWHRRDSSEGPPGSEGDGSGQSKPSSGGGVDKTSPGEQGTGGGSQGGSGGTPSGAAGSSRRCAGPDSSSSPPASASAAPRGAELVQSLKLVSLCLGSQLHGAKYILDPQKALFSSVKVQEKSTWKMCISTPGPGPAADLDPVRTKKLRNNVLQLPLCEKTISVNIQRSRKEGLLCASSPASCCHVI